The nucleotide sequence CCGAGTCCGACGACGCCCACGGACGTCGCGGCGAGCCGGAACCGGCGCCGGGCGCGCGCACGACGCGTCGCCGGAAGGGATCGGACCGCAGCGAGATCGGAGCGGGCAGCCGCCGCAGCCTCGGCCCGCTCGGCTCGGGCGCGCTCCAGATCCACACGCGCGGCCGCCTCGGCGGCGACGCGGTCGGTGCGAGCACGCTCCACGCCGATGCGTGCGGCGGCCTCCGCCGCCTCACGCTCACGCTTGGCGATCTCGAGGTCTACGCGCGCACCCTCGAGCGCCGCATGCTCACGCTCGGCCAGCGCGCGCTTCGCGAGCTTCTGCTGCGCGGCGGCGGTGCGGGCATTGAGTTCGAGCCGCACCTCTTCTGGCGTCTCACTCGTCTCTGCGAGCACGCGAAGGGCCTGATTCAAGCGAACGGCGTTGCGTTCGGCCGCATCGAACTGGCGACGACTGTGCCACGAGGGCAGGAGGTACACCAGCCACAAGGCCACGGCGACGAGAACGATGACTCCCCCACCCCACACCTGCCCGCCCATGTTCACCACGGTAGGCGACCGGACGGCGGTGTCCCCCGCATCCGTCCGCGTGTCACGCAAGACGGATTTCTGCCGTGGTCAGGCACGGCGATGCGCGAGCGCCCGCCGGTGGTGAGGAGAACCGGCAACCGGACGACTATGCGTGAAGCCGGTCCGCGGGCGGAACCGTTGCCGCATCCTGGGGCACGCGACCCGACACCCAGCGCTGGAGCACGCCCTCGGGGACGTCCTCGCGGACGAGGGCGAACGCATAGTGGTCGCGCCAATCCCCGTCGATGTGGATGAAGCGGCGACGCAGCCCTTCGTAGCGGAAGCCGAGCTTCTCGACCACCCGCAGGCTCGCACGGTTCTCGGGGCGGATGCAGATCTCCATGCGGTGCAGTCGCAGCTCCGAGAAGCAGATGTCGGTGGCGAGCGCCACCGCCGTCGGCGTGATGCCGCGGCCCGCGAACCGCTCGCTCACCCAGTACCCGATCGTGGCGGACGCCAGCGAGCCGCGGGCGACCCCCCACACGTTGAGCTGGCCGGCGACCTCACCGTCGGACTCCATGACGAAGGGCACTCCGACGCCGTCGCGGTACTGCTGGAGCAGCCGGCGAATGCCGACGCGCATGTCGAACGACACGGGACCGTCCGGACTCGTCGCCTCCCACGGGCGCAGCCAGCCGCGGTTGGAGAGCAGCTCGTTCTGCAGCACGCGAGCGTCGCGCTGGCGAACGAGCCGGATCGCCACCGAGCCGTGTCTGCGGGGAGCCGACAGATCCACGAGACCCCCTCGAACGGGCGGCGTCAGAGGTTCGCCGCGAAATCCTTGAACCAGGGACGCAGTGCGGGACCGAGATCTTCGCGATCGGCCGCCAGCTGCACGATGGCCTTGATGTAGTCCACCCTATCGCCGGTGTCATAGCGACGGCCACGGAAAACGACGCCGTAGACGCCGGGGCCCGCCGGGTCGGCAGCGAGCTCTTGCAGGGCGTCGGTGAGCTGGATCTCGCCGCCCTTGCCCGGCTCCGTGCGCTCGAGGATCTCGAACACGTTCGGCGACAGCACGTAGCGGCCGATCACGGCGAGGTTCGACGGGGCGTCCTCGGGCTGGGGCTTCTCGACGAGGCCGTTGACCTTCACGATGCCGTTGCCGTCGGTGGACTCCACCGACGCGACGCCGTAGAGGTGGATGTGCTCGGGATCGACCTCCATGAGGGCGATGATCGCCGCGCCGGTGCGCTCGTGCTCCGCGATCATGGTGGTGAGCAGCTCGTCGCGCTCGTCGATGAGGTCGTCACCGAGCATGACGGCGAACGACGAGTCGCCGACGTGGGCCTTGGCGCGAAGCACCGCGTGGCCGAGGCCCTTGGGCTCGCCCTGGCGCACGAAGTGGATGTCGGCGAGGTCGCTCGACTCCAGCACACGGTGCAGCCGGTCGGTGTCGCCCTTGTCCTTCAGCTTCTCCTCCAGTTCGGGGACCGAGTCGAAGTGATTCGAGATCGCGTTCTTGTTGCGCCCGATGATGACGAGGATGTCGTCGATGCCGGCCTGGGCGGCCTCTTCGACCACGTACTGGATCGCCGGCTTGTCGACGACGGGGAGCATCTCCTTCGGCATCGCCTTCGTTGCGGGGAGGAAGCGGGTACCGAGGCCCGCAGCGGGGATGACTGCCTTGATGGAGGTATGCGCCATGCTGAGAGTCTAGGTGCGGCGATCAGGCCTTCTCGGCCGAACGGACGGTGTGCGATACTCCGCGCCGTACAATCGACACCATGTCCGACGCCATCGCCGATGCGAAGCGCGCCCTGCGCGCCGAACTCCGCGAGCGGCGGCAGTGCCTCTCGCCGCAGGCGCGCGAAGCCGCCGAGGCGGGCATCCATGCTCAGCTCGACGCCCTCGTCGCCGAGAACGGCGCGCGCTCGATCTCGTGCTTCCTGTCGACCACGGCCGAGCCGGGGACCCGTTCTTTCGTGGCGGATGCCGTGGCCCGCGGCATCCGTGTCCTCCTTCCCGTCACGCGCACCGACGGCCTGCTCGACTGGGCTGTCGCAGGCCCCGACGGCGAGATCGCCGAAGGCATGTTCGGGCTGCCCGAACCCGTCGGCGAGCTGCTCGGACCGATCGCTGTCAACGACGTCGACCTTCTCATCATCCCCGCCGCCTCCGTCGACCGCACCGGGATGCGTCTGGGCTGGGGACGCGGGTTCTACGACAAGACCCTCGGGTCGATGGAGCGGTGTCCTCCCGTCTACGCGGTCGTGTTCGACTCGGAATTCGTGGACGAGCTGCCGAGCGACGAACTCGACGAGCGCGTCACCGGCGTCGTCACGCCCACGCGCACCATCACCCTCGCGCCCACGAGGCGCTGAAAGCCGGAGACCGAGAGAACCATGCCTACGTACGCCTACGCCTGCAAGCAGTGCGGGCACCGCTTCGACGCGGTGCAGTCCTTCGCCGACCCGACCCTGACCGAGTGCCCCGAGTGCGGCGGAGCCCTGCGCAAGGAGTACGGGTCGATCGGCGTGACCTTCAACGGCTCGGGCTTCTACCGCACCGATTCCCGCGCGGGCTCGAAGGCGGGCGGCGACTCGGGATCGAGCGGCGGATCGGATGCCTCGGCTGGCGCGTCCTCGTCGACTTCGACATCATCGAAGACCGAGGCGAAAGCCTCGCCCGCGTCGTCCGGGGCCTGATCCTCCGGCGCCCCAGACGCGGGACGACACCCAGGGGGTACACGTGATCAAGGGCTTCAAGGAATTCATTCTCCGCGGCAACGTCATCGACCTGGCGGTCGCCGTGGTCATCGGCGCCGCGTTCACCGCGGTCGTCAACGCGATCGTCTCGAGCATCATCAACCCGCTGATCGAGCTCGTCTGGAAGCCGGACGCCAACGGCGCGATCGGCATTCCCGTCCAGGGACTGTGGGGAACGGTCACCTTCCCGATCAGCGACCTCATCAATGCGGTGATCGCCTTCCTCGCGGTCGCGATCGTCGTCTACTTCGTCTTCGTGCACCCCATGAACGTGCTCAAGGAGCGCGCCGCCGCGAAGGCCGGCATCACCCCGGCCGACGAGGAGCCGAAGCTGCCCACCGAGCAGGAGATCCTGGTGCAGATCCGCGACATCCTGGAGCAGCAGGCCGCCGTCGCCGCGCCCCGGCCTGCGCAGTCCTAATAGTGCGGCGGGACGTCGCGCCGCAGGCGCTCGTCGTTCGGACCGGCTGACTCGGATGCCGCGTCCCCCTGACCTTCGCGACCCGCGGGGGGCGCGGCATCCGTGGTCTTCTCATCGGCCGGGATCGGCTCGGCCGTGGTTCCCGGCGCGGGCGTCAGCTTCGCGCGACGGGAGCCCTTGACGCGCTCGATACGCTGCCGGTCACTCGACGACATCGATGGGCTGGGTCTCGTTGTCGACCCGAGGAGCGTCGGGCGGCACGCCCAGCATCGCGGCGATGCGCTGCGCGACGTCCGCCGGGTCGCGGTAGAGGTCGAACGAGTGCACGCGCACGTAGTGCCAGCCGAGGCGCCGCAGGATCTGCGGGCGCAGCCGCAGCGACTCGCGCAGCGACTCGCCGATCGTCTCGGGGTCGCTCTCGACCACCACCGCCTTGCCGTCGTACTGCGCGACGAGGGGCAGGAGGCCGCGATAGTGCACGTCCACGGAGAGCCCCGCGCGGCGGAGCTCCCGGGCCAGGGCGCGCGTGAGCGGGTCGGCGAGGTCCTCGAGGCGCGCCTCGCGCGAGCGGGCGGCGATACCGCCCAGGATCGACATGAGCGTCGCGGCACCGTACTCGAGGCGCCCGTCGTCGAACGCCGACGGTCGGATCGACGACACGATGACCATCGACCGCCGCGCGCGGGTCATGCCGACGGTGAGCAGCCGCTCGCCGTCGGGCGACGACAGGTCGCCGAAATCGCTCAGCACGCGGCCGTGCTTGGTGAGGCCGAAGCCGAGCGAGAAGATCACGCGGTCGCGGCTCTCGGCGACCGACTCCTCCAGGGTGAGCACCGCGAACGGCTCGGCCGTGTCGCGTGAGACGAAGTCGGCGACGTCGGAGCGCCCGGCGAACGCGGCCTCCGCTGCCGCGCGGATGCGTTCGGCGTGCCGCACACTCGCGGTGACCACCATGAGCGACTCGCTGCCGCGGTTGACGGCGTGCTCGACCACGAGCGTCACGACGCGGGCGACCTCGGAGTCGGGGCTTTCGACAGCCCCGGTGATGGGATCGGGCGCGCCGTTGCCGCCCTCGACGTAGTCGACCGCGAGGCTGCCGCGCCCCAGGTACGACCCGGCCCACGGGAGTGACACGAGCTCGCCGCCGTAGAACGCGTCGTTGACGAGCGCGGCGAGGTCCTCGCCACCGGCCCGGTAGCTGCGGGTGAGGGTCTCGACGGGCAGCAGTTCGGCGAGACGCTCGAACACGCTCGTCCCGTCGAACGGAACCTCGTCGTCGTCGCTGTCGGCGGGTGCGCCGTTCCCGGTGGGCGGGGGCGGCGCGGCGGCCGACATCGCGGACCCCGCCGATACCCGGAACGGGGTCGGCTTCTGCGTCACCGGGTCGCCGAAGGCCACGACCTGCCCCGCGCGGCGGAGCGCCGGCGATGCTTCGGCGAGGCACAGGG is from Microbacterium sp. LWH3-1.2 and encodes:
- a CDS encoding 5-formyltetrahydrofolate cyclo-ligase, whose product is MSDAIADAKRALRAELRERRQCLSPQAREAAEAGIHAQLDALVAENGARSISCFLSTTAEPGTRSFVADAVARGIRVLLPVTRTDGLLDWAVAGPDGEIAEGMFGLPEPVGELLGPIAVNDVDLLIIPAASVDRTGMRLGWGRGFYDKTLGSMERCPPVYAVVFDSEFVDELPSDELDERVTGVVTPTRTITLAPTRR
- a CDS encoding GNAT family N-acetyltransferase, producing the protein MDLSAPRRHGSVAIRLVRQRDARVLQNELLSNRGWLRPWEATSPDGPVSFDMRVGIRRLLQQYRDGVGVPFVMESDGEVAGQLNVWGVARGSLASATIGYWVSERFAGRGITPTAVALATDICFSELRLHRMEICIRPENRASLRVVEKLGFRYEGLRRRFIHIDGDWRDHYAFALVREDVPEGVLQRWVSGRVPQDAATVPPADRLHA
- a CDS encoding large exoprotein, producing MRDTRTDAGDTAVRSPTVVNMGGQVWGGGVIVLVAVALWLVYLLPSWHSRRQFDAAERNAVRLNQALRVLAETSETPEEVRLELNARTAAAQQKLAKRALAEREHAALEGARVDLEIAKREREAAEAAARIGVERARTDRVAAEAAARVDLERARAERAEAAAAARSDLAAVRSLPATRRARARRRFRLAATSVGVVGLGLVAWGVFETITAGAQTWMWAGVGLVAASVLVLRQLSRVAARAVSRATDAAPRRIAEVQDVALEREQREWAPRDLPRPLTASAGSRAAAVLDGEAARAALRQAALEEAMAARAAAQQPASIDVARTVRAASAESEYARMGYVDDAEIEAHVRQLLTRRAAGE
- the galU gene encoding UTP--glucose-1-phosphate uridylyltransferase GalU; the protein is MAHTSIKAVIPAAGLGTRFLPATKAMPKEMLPVVDKPAIQYVVEEAAQAGIDDILVIIGRNKNAISNHFDSVPELEEKLKDKGDTDRLHRVLESSDLADIHFVRQGEPKGLGHAVLRAKAHVGDSSFAVMLGDDLIDERDELLTTMIAEHERTGAAIIALMEVDPEHIHLYGVASVESTDGNGIVKVNGLVEKPQPEDAPSNLAVIGRYVLSPNVFEILERTEPGKGGEIQLTDALQELAADPAGPGVYGVVFRGRRYDTGDRVDYIKAIVQLAADREDLGPALRPWFKDFAANL
- a CDS encoding FmdB family zinc ribbon protein — its product is MPTYAYACKQCGHRFDAVQSFADPTLTECPECGGALRKEYGSIGVTFNGSGFYRTDSRAGSKAGGDSGSSGGSDASAGASSSTSTSSKTEAKASPASSGA
- the mscL gene encoding large conductance mechanosensitive channel protein MscL, whose translation is MIKGFKEFILRGNVIDLAVAVVIGAAFTAVVNAIVSSIINPLIELVWKPDANGAIGIPVQGLWGTVTFPISDLINAVIAFLAVAIVVYFVFVHPMNVLKERAAAKAGITPADEEPKLPTEQEILVQIRDILEQQAAVAAPRPAQS